The following are from one region of the Methanospirillum hungatei genome:
- a CDS encoding TIGR00269 family protein: MADNQIFCEKCDKPAVYLDREQGIHLCRNHLKESVEDEVRRYLKTIRLPETLGVAFSGGKDSTALLKVLSEIRSELPCRIIALTVDEGIEGYRQDTIKAATETCLILGIPHEIIRFQDLYGYSLDHLVSGSERNACTICGILRRRALEVLAQKCSISMIATGHNQDDHAQTALMNAISGDVKKVFTGYGSSSWYAQRIKPFVCVSEKEVTLYALLNGLFRDLPECPYAVSSLRGEVRTLLYQYEKNHPGAMRNAAQCEENIRAKLGGTYQQEAYKTCSICGWPGSGIICQVCMVLGKDTHLNPMTKEK, from the coding sequence ATGGCGGATAACCAGATATTCTGTGAAAAGTGCGACAAGCCCGCAGTCTACCTTGACCGGGAGCAGGGGATTCATCTCTGCAGAAACCATCTGAAAGAATCTGTTGAGGATGAAGTTCGAAGGTATCTGAAAACAATCAGACTCCCGGAAACACTCGGGGTTGCATTTTCCGGAGGAAAAGACAGTACTGCCTTACTCAAAGTGCTGAGTGAAATCAGGAGTGAATTACCCTGCAGAATTATCGCACTTACGGTAGATGAAGGGATAGAAGGCTATCGCCAGGATACAATCAAGGCAGCGACAGAAACCTGTCTGATACTCGGGATACCTCACGAGATTATCAGATTCCAGGATCTGTATGGATATTCCCTGGATCATCTGGTATCAGGATCTGAGCGAAATGCCTGCACTATCTGTGGAATCCTCCGCCGCCGTGCACTCGAAGTACTTGCGCAGAAATGTTCGATCTCCATGATTGCAACCGGGCATAATCAGGATGATCATGCCCAGACTGCACTTATGAATGCCATATCTGGAGATGTGAAAAAGGTCTTCACCGGGTATGGATCTTCTTCGTGGTACGCTCAGCGAATCAAACCATTTGTCTGTGTAAGTGAGAAAGAAGTCACACTGTATGCTCTTCTGAACGGATTATTCAGAGATCTACCCGAATGTCCATATGCTGTCTCTTCACTAAGGGGAGAGGTCAGGACACTCCTGTACCAGTATGAAAAAAATCATCCTGGAGCAATGAGAAATGCTGCACAATGTGAAGAGAATATCAGAGCAAAATTAGGAGGGACTTATCAGCAGGAAGCATATAAAACGTGTTCAATCTGTGGGTGGCCTGGCTCTGGAATCATTTGCCAGGTATGCATGGTCCTGGGAAAGGATACACACCTTAACCCTATGACGAAGGAAAAATGA
- the cysE gene encoding serine O-acetyltransferase — translation MVLSHIREDIQAIISKDPAAKSMVEVLLCYPGLHALVLHRIAHKAWIHNRFLTGRFLSHIARFFTGIEIHPGAVIGRRVVIDHGMGVVIGETAEVGDDVLIYMGVVLGGTALKNVKRHPTIAKGVVIGSGASVLGPIHVGEYAKIGAGAVVVRDVPPGATVVGVPGRIAGLEKYTSQDNIRDSAMPDPTLRVLSRLLERQQVLEDRIFRLERENALLKGGVDIKISGDRESEVLNALRQVIDPEIGHSIVDVDLIRSITIAETLVKIEMAINCDACPLQDYLIDQVSARVRLIPWVSDVEITVIHDPWDWKISAENTECSPVMDKTI, via the coding sequence ATGGTATTATCTCATATACGTGAAGACATTCAGGCGATTATATCAAAAGATCCGGCTGCAAAAAGTATGGTTGAGGTTCTCCTCTGCTACCCGGGATTACATGCATTAGTATTGCACCGTATTGCCCATAAGGCCTGGATTCATAACCGGTTTCTGACAGGACGGTTTCTGTCACATATTGCCCGCTTTTTTACCGGGATTGAGATTCATCCGGGTGCAGTTATTGGCAGACGGGTGGTGATAGATCACGGGATGGGTGTGGTGATTGGGGAGACGGCTGAAGTTGGCGATGATGTTCTCATTTACATGGGTGTGGTGCTTGGTGGAACTGCACTGAAAAATGTAAAACGTCACCCCACAATAGCCAAAGGAGTGGTCATTGGCTCTGGTGCCTCCGTCTTAGGGCCGATTCATGTGGGGGAATATGCTAAGATTGGTGCAGGAGCGGTTGTTGTCCGTGATGTACCTCCCGGAGCCACTGTTGTCGGAGTTCCTGGCCGTATTGCCGGCCTTGAGAAATACACTTCACAGGATAACATTCGCGATTCTGCCATGCCTGACCCGACCCTTCGGGTTCTCAGCAGGCTTCTTGAGCGGCAGCAGGTGCTTGAAGATCGGATATTCAGACTTGAACGAGAGAATGCACTTTTGAAAGGCGGAGTGGATATTAAAATCTCCGGAGACAGGGAGTCTGAAGTCCTGAATGCCTTAAGGCAGGTGATTGATCCTGAGATCGGACATAGTATTGTGGATGTCGATCTGATCCGGTCAATAACCATAGCAGAGACGCTGGTAAAGATTGAAATGGCAATAAACTGCGATGCATGCCCGCTTCAGGACTATCTCATCGACCAGGTTTCAGCACGGGTCCGCCTTATCCCCTGGGTCTCTGATGTTGAGATAACCGTTATCCATGATCCCTGGGACTGGAAGATCTCTGCTGAAAACACTGAATGCAGTCCGGTAATGGATAAAACAATATAA
- the nifS gene encoding cysteine desulfurase NifS — translation MASQKTIYMDHSATTATDPAVVEAMLPWYSINYGNPSSLYRLARESRTAIEEAREKVAKAIGAKQDEIFFTSGGTESDNWALKGAALALRKKGNHIITSAIEHHAITHTCDYLKKQGFEITYLPVDEFGQVRVDDLKSAITDKTILVSVMFANNEIGTIQPIPEIGAACRERGILFHTDAVQVIGNLPVDVESMNIDLLSLSAHKFYGPKGIGALYIRKGVRIDNYLHGGGQEHRKRAGTENVPGIVGLGVAIEKAVSNLEVKTLQIRTLRDALLDRILHEIPNTRLNGHRTMRLPGNINVSFEFIEGESLLLLLDHSGIAASTGSACSSGSLEPSHVLLAIGLPAEVAHGSLRLTLGLENTNEDISYAFDEIKKAVERLRAMSPLYADYLKKRPCNV, via the coding sequence ATGGCCAGTCAAAAAACCATATACATGGATCACAGCGCCACAACTGCAACAGATCCTGCAGTTGTAGAGGCCATGCTCCCCTGGTACTCGATCAATTATGGAAATCCCTCTTCCTTGTACCGCCTTGCCAGGGAATCCAGAACTGCAATTGAGGAAGCCCGGGAAAAAGTTGCAAAAGCCATCGGAGCAAAACAAGACGAAATATTCTTTACCTCCGGGGGGACCGAATCAGATAACTGGGCACTGAAAGGTGCTGCTTTAGCCCTTCGAAAGAAAGGAAACCATATCATCACTTCTGCTATTGAGCATCATGCAATAACACATACCTGTGATTATCTCAAGAAACAGGGTTTTGAGATCACCTATCTTCCAGTGGATGAATTTGGGCAGGTTCGAGTTGATGATCTCAAATCTGCAATTACCGATAAGACAATTCTTGTATCGGTGATGTTTGCAAATAATGAGATCGGGACGATTCAACCTATTCCCGAGATCGGCGCGGCATGTAGAGAAAGGGGGATTCTTTTCCACACTGATGCTGTGCAGGTTATTGGCAATCTCCCCGTAGATGTTGAATCTATGAACATTGATCTTTTATCATTATCTGCCCACAAATTTTACGGACCAAAAGGAATTGGAGCACTTTATATCAGGAAAGGAGTCCGTATCGATAATTACCTTCACGGAGGCGGCCAGGAACACAGGAAACGGGCGGGCACAGAAAATGTTCCTGGAATTGTAGGCCTCGGTGTTGCAATCGAAAAAGCGGTTTCGAACCTGGAAGTGAAGACTTTACAGATACGGACACTGCGGGATGCTTTACTCGATCGGATCTTACATGAGATACCAAATACCCGATTAAACGGGCATCGGACTATGCGACTCCCAGGGAATATAAATGTAAGCTTTGAATTTATCGAGGGTGAATCATTATTATTACTCCTTGACCATTCTGGAATCGCCGCATCGACCGGCAGTGCCTGTTCCTCAGGATCACTTGAGCCTTCCCATGTATTACTGGCGATTGGACTTCCAGCAGAAGTCGCCCACGGGTCCCTGCGACTCACCCTTGGATTGGAAAATACGAACGAGGATATCAGTTACGCATTTGACGAGATTAAAAAAGCGGTTGAACGGTTGAGAGCAATGTCACCGCTTTATGCTGATTACCTGAAAAAGAGGCCTTGCAATGTATAG
- the nifU gene encoding Fe-S cluster assembly scaffold protein NifU, whose amino-acid sequence MYSEKVMDHFMNPRNQGEITDADGVGEVGNPTCGDIMRIFLTVKDNIITDVKFQTFGCGAAVASSSMATELIKGKTLEEAWDVSNKAVAEALEGLPPIKMHCSVLAEEGIHKAINDYRVKNGLEPWEEKEGHTHSHDELTCEE is encoded by the coding sequence ATGTATAGCGAAAAAGTAATGGATCATTTCATGAACCCCCGGAACCAGGGGGAGATCACTGATGCTGATGGCGTCGGAGAGGTAGGAAATCCCACATGTGGAGATATTATGCGGATTTTTCTCACGGTGAAGGATAATATCATCACCGATGTAAAATTCCAGACATTCGGATGTGGAGCTGCTGTTGCATCAAGCAGTATGGCAACCGAACTCATCAAGGGGAAAACCCTTGAAGAAGCCTGGGACGTATCCAATAAAGCAGTTGCCGAAGCACTTGAGGGGCTCCCCCCGATCAAGATGCACTGCTCAGTTCTTGCAGAAGAAGGGATTCACAAAGCGATAAACGATTACCGGGTTAAGAACGGACTGGAGCCCTGGGAGGAGAAGGAAGGACACACCCACAGTCATGATGAACTGACCTGTGAAGAATAA